From the genome of Nocardia sp. NBC_01503, one region includes:
- a CDS encoding decaprenyl-phosphate phosphoribosyltransferase, with protein sequence MSEEPTSTELDEAVVKGPPKTLAGGLVKAMRPRQWVKNVLVLAAPLAAGKTDAGDLVLTDAAVLGHVAIAFVVFCMAASGIYLVNDALDVEADRAHPTKRYRPIAAGVVPVNLAYGLSAVLLVGAIAGSFLASWHLAVVMAVYIGIQLAYCFGLKHQAVLDICIVSSGFLLRAIAGGAAADIKLSQWFLLIMAFGSLFMAAGKRYAELKIALDTGAKIRKSLQYYTATYLRFVWTVSATAVVVFYGLWAFEQGRVKDTDWFAISMIPFVIAVLRYAVDVDGGEAGEPEEIALGDRVLQFLAIAWIGAVGVAVYLT encoded by the coding sequence ATGAGCGAAGAGCCGACCAGCACCGAGCTGGACGAGGCAGTTGTCAAGGGCCCGCCCAAGACCCTGGCCGGGGGTCTGGTCAAGGCCATGCGCCCGCGGCAGTGGGTCAAGAACGTGCTGGTGCTCGCCGCGCCACTGGCCGCGGGTAAGACCGACGCCGGTGACCTGGTGCTCACCGACGCGGCCGTGCTCGGCCATGTCGCCATCGCGTTCGTGGTCTTCTGCATGGCGGCCTCGGGCATCTACCTGGTCAACGACGCACTGGACGTGGAGGCCGACCGGGCCCACCCGACCAAGCGCTACCGGCCCATCGCCGCCGGTGTGGTGCCGGTGAACCTGGCCTACGGGCTCTCGGCCGTGCTGCTGGTCGGCGCCATCGCGGGATCGTTCCTCGCGTCCTGGCATCTGGCGGTCGTGATGGCCGTGTACATCGGCATCCAGCTCGCCTACTGCTTCGGCCTCAAGCACCAGGCCGTCCTCGATATCTGCATCGTCTCCTCCGGCTTCCTGCTGCGCGCGATCGCCGGTGGTGCCGCCGCGGATATCAAGCTCTCCCAGTGGTTCCTGCTCATCATGGCCTTCGGTTCGCTGTTCATGGCGGCCGGAAAGCGCTACGCGGAGTTGAAGATCGCGCTCGACACCGGCGCCAAGATTCGCAAGTCGTTGCAGTACTACACCGCCACCTACCTGCGCTTCGTCTGGACCGTCTCGGCCACCGCGGTGGTCGTGTTCTACGGGCTGTGGGCGTTCGAACAGGGCCGGGTCAAGGACACCGATTGGTTCGCGATCTCCATGATCCCGTTCGTCATCGCGGTCCTGCGCTACGCGGTGGATGTCGACGGCGGCGAAGCCGGTGAACCTGAAGAGATCGCCCTGGGGGACCGGGTCCTCCAGTTCCTCGCAATCGCCTGGATCGGAGCGGTAGGTGTCGCTGTCTATCTCACCTGA
- a CDS encoding phosphatase PAP2 family protein codes for MTASQAAEPDRGLHVVPEAPAPAAPPEVKVLNLVQGTIGQRPAVVKAARGMSHFGEHSLGWIGIAAVGALADKPRRRQWAGVAVGAFGAHAASVVIKRIVRRPRPNDPSVQVNVSTPSKLSFPSSHATSTTAAAVLLGRLTGLPLPAVLVPPMLLSRVVLGVHYPSDVLAGSALGAASAAVVLAAEKRLAK; via the coding sequence ATGACAGCGAGCCAGGCCGCCGAGCCGGACCGCGGGTTGCACGTGGTTCCGGAGGCCCCGGCCCCGGCCGCGCCGCCCGAGGTCAAGGTCCTGAACCTGGTGCAGGGCACCATCGGACAGCGCCCGGCGGTCGTCAAGGCCGCGCGCGGAATGTCGCACTTCGGTGAGCATTCGCTCGGTTGGATCGGTATCGCGGCGGTCGGCGCGCTCGCCGACAAACCGCGCCGCCGCCAGTGGGCCGGGGTCGCGGTCGGCGCGTTCGGTGCGCACGCCGCCTCGGTGGTGATCAAGCGGATCGTTCGCCGTCCGCGCCCGAACGATCCATCGGTGCAGGTCAACGTGTCGACGCCGAGCAAGCTGAGCTTCCCGTCCTCGCACGCGACCTCGACCACGGCAGCGGCTGTGTTGCTCGGCAGGCTCACCGGGTTACCCTTGCCCGCGGTGCTCGTCCCGCCGATGCTGCTGTCCCGGGTCGTCCTCGGGGTGCATTACCCATCCGACGTGCTCGCCGGTTCCGCGCTGGGCGCCGCATCAGCCGCTGTTGTGCTTGCCGCCGAAAAGAGACTCGCGAAGTGA
- a CDS encoding glycosyltransferase, which produces MTAQATLEEMTTETRAKSLLQRIILPRPGEPLDVRKLYLEESDTNAKRAHAPTRTSLSIGAESEVSFCTYFNAVPASYWRRWSILRSVVLRLELSGHGRVDVYRSKADGSRIHVQGSEFSTPGGAHDTLVEFEVDLGPFEDGGWIWFDITTDSAVEVRSGGWYAPIEAPGEGSIAVGMPTFNRPTDAVKTIAALGNDPLVLEKIKAVIIPDQGNRKVVDEPGFAEAALPLGDRLAIHNQPNLGGSGGYSRVMYEALKTTDAEYIVYMDDDIEIEPDSILRALAFSRFAKSPILTGGQMLNLQERSHLHVMGEIVDRSIFMWTAPANVDYDHDFSKNPLSDRDNSKLLHRRIDVDFNGWWTCVIPRQVAEEIGQPLPLFLKWDDVEYGLRARDHGYPTVTLPGAAVWHMAWSDKDDAIDWQAYFHLRNRLVVASLHLPNDGRPMVVNTIKATLKHLLCLEYSTVAIQNEAIRDYLAGPDKLFELLPSALGKVHAMRKEFPDAVVVPSSTELPMASRAEVGAVGEPGNPLAKVVRLGRGVVHNFRKANPAHHETPQLNVPTLDARWFLLSQVDGVTVTTADGRGVVYRKRDPRQAAALFKEAMRLRKELAERFPEVREQYRAAHSHLTSKSAWENTFGIDSGNETK; this is translated from the coding sequence ATGACCGCACAAGCGACGCTGGAAGAGATGACCACCGAGACCCGCGCCAAGTCGCTGCTGCAGCGCATCATCCTGCCGCGGCCGGGTGAACCCCTCGATGTGCGCAAGCTGTACCTCGAGGAGTCCGACACCAATGCCAAGCGGGCGCACGCGCCCACGCGCACCTCGCTGTCCATCGGCGCGGAGTCCGAGGTGTCGTTCTGCACCTACTTCAATGCCGTCCCGGCCAGCTACTGGCGGCGCTGGAGCATCCTGCGGTCCGTGGTGTTGCGGTTGGAACTCTCCGGCCACGGTCGCGTGGACGTGTACCGCTCCAAGGCGGACGGTTCGCGAATCCATGTGCAGGGCAGTGAGTTCAGCACACCCGGCGGCGCGCACGACACCCTCGTCGAGTTCGAGGTGGATCTGGGCCCGTTCGAGGACGGTGGCTGGATCTGGTTCGACATCACCACCGACAGCGCGGTCGAGGTGCGCAGCGGTGGCTGGTACGCGCCGATCGAAGCGCCGGGTGAGGGCAGCATCGCCGTCGGCATGCCCACCTTCAACCGGCCCACCGATGCGGTGAAAACCATTGCAGCCCTTGGCAATGATCCGCTGGTGCTGGAGAAGATCAAGGCCGTCATCATTCCGGATCAGGGCAATCGCAAGGTTGTCGACGAGCCGGGATTCGCCGAAGCCGCACTGCCCCTTGGTGATCGGCTCGCCATCCATAACCAGCCGAACCTCGGCGGGTCCGGTGGCTACAGCCGCGTCATGTACGAGGCGCTCAAGACCACCGATGCCGAGTACATCGTCTATATGGACGATGACATCGAGATCGAGCCCGACAGCATTCTGCGCGCGCTGGCTTTCTCGCGATTCGCCAAGTCGCCCATCCTGACCGGCGGCCAGATGCTCAACCTGCAGGAGCGTTCACACCTGCACGTCATGGGCGAGATCGTGGACCGCTCCATCTTCATGTGGACCGCGCCCGCGAATGTGGACTACGACCACGACTTCTCGAAGAATCCGCTCAGCGACCGCGACAACTCGAAGCTGTTGCACCGTCGCATCGATGTGGACTTCAACGGCTGGTGGACCTGCGTCATCCCGCGCCAGGTGGCCGAGGAGATCGGGCAGCCGCTGCCGTTGTTCCTCAAGTGGGATGATGTCGAATACGGTTTGCGCGCAAGGGATCACGGCTATCCGACCGTCACCCTGCCGGGTGCCGCGGTATGGCACATGGCCTGGAGCGACAAGGACGACGCCATCGATTGGCAGGCGTACTTCCACCTGCGCAACCGTCTCGTGGTCGCCTCGCTGCATCTGCCGAACGACGGTCGTCCGATGGTGGTCAACACCATCAAGGCGACGCTGAAACACCTGCTGTGCCTTGAATATTCGACTGTCGCCATTCAGAACGAGGCCATCCGCGATTACCTCGCGGGCCCGGACAAGCTGTTCGAATTGCTGCCCTCCGCGCTCGGCAAGGTGCACGCCATGCGCAAGGAGTTCCCGGACGCGGTGGTCGTACCGTCCTCGACCGAACTGCCGATGGCCAGCCGCGCCGAGGTCGGCGCGGTCGGCGAACCGGGCAACCCGCTCGCCAAGGTCGTGCGGCTCGGCAGGGGCGTCGTGCACAACTTCCGCAAGGCCAACCCCGCGCATCACGAGACGCCGCAGTTGAACGTCCCGACCCTCGATGCCCGCTGGTTCCTGCTGTCGCAGGTGGACGGTGTCACCGTCACCACCGCCGACGGCCGCGGTGTGGTCTACCGCAAGCGCGATCCGCGTCAGGCCGCCGCGCTCTTCAAGGAGGCCATGCGCCTGCGCAAGGAACTGGCCGAGCGCTTCCCCGAAGTGCGCGAGCAGTATCGTGCGGCGCATTCGCATCTCACCAGTAAGTCCGCGTGGGAGAACACCTTCGGTATCGACTCAGGGAACGAGACCAAATGA
- the glf gene encoding UDP-galactopyranose mutase, protein MTVASPFDLIVVGSGFFGLTIAERTANLLGKRVLVVDRRYHLGGNAYSEAEPETGIEIHKYGAHLFHTSNKRVWDYVNQFTEFTNYQHRVFALHKGQAYQFPMGLGLISQFYGRYFSPQEARALIAEQAAEIDTKDAANLEEKAISLIGRPLYEAFIRDYTAKQWQTDPKNLPAGNITRLPVRYTFDNRYFNDAYEGLPKDGYTAWLTKMAESDLIEVRVDTDWFDVRDDIRAQNPDAPVVYTGPLDAYFDYAEGELGWRTIDFETEVLETGDFQGTSVMNYNDGDVSYTRIIEPRHFHPERDYPTDKTVIMREYSRFAQTGDEPYYPINTPEDRAKVLAYRERAKAETASAKVLFGGRLGTYQYLDMHMAIGAALSMFDNVLRPHLESGAPLVDTAE, encoded by the coding sequence GTGACCGTCGCATCCCCCTTCGATCTCATCGTCGTCGGCTCCGGCTTCTTCGGGCTGACCATCGCCGAACGCACCGCCAACCTGCTGGGTAAGCGGGTGCTGGTGGTCGACCGCCGCTACCACCTGGGTGGTAACGCATATTCGGAGGCGGAGCCTGAGACCGGCATCGAAATCCACAAGTACGGTGCCCACCTTTTCCACACCTCGAACAAGCGGGTGTGGGACTACGTGAATCAGTTCACCGAGTTCACCAACTACCAGCACCGGGTCTTCGCGCTGCACAAGGGCCAGGCTTACCAATTCCCCATGGGTCTGGGCCTGATCTCCCAGTTCTACGGTCGCTACTTCAGCCCACAGGAAGCCCGCGCGCTGATCGCCGAGCAGGCCGCCGAAATCGACACCAAAGACGCCGCCAACCTCGAGGAGAAGGCGATCTCCCTGATCGGCCGCCCCCTCTACGAGGCGTTCATTCGCGATTACACCGCCAAGCAGTGGCAGACCGACCCCAAGAATCTGCCCGCCGGCAATATCACCCGACTGCCCGTCCGCTACACCTTCGACAACCGATACTTCAACGACGCGTACGAGGGTTTGCCCAAGGATGGTTACACCGCCTGGCTGACCAAGATGGCCGAGAGCGACCTCATCGAGGTCCGCGTGGACACCGACTGGTTCGACGTCCGCGACGATATCCGCGCGCAGAACCCGGACGCCCCGGTCGTCTACACCGGACCGCTGGACGCCTACTTCGACTATGCCGAAGGTGAACTCGGCTGGCGCACCATCGATTTCGAGACCGAGGTCTTGGAAACCGGTGACTTCCAAGGCACTTCGGTCATGAACTACAACGATGGCGACGTGTCCTACACCCGCATCATCGAGCCGCGCCACTTCCACCCCGAGCGGGACTACCCCACGGACAAGACGGTCATCATGCGCGAATACTCGCGCTTCGCCCAGACCGGCGATGAACCGTACTACCCCATCAACACCCCCGAGGACCGCGCCAAGGTGCTTGCCTACCGCGAGCGCGCCAAGGCCGAAACCGCCTCGGCCAAGGTGCTTTTCGGTGGCCGCCTGGGCACCTACCAGTACCTGGACATGCATATGGCCATCGGCGCCGCGCTCAGCATGTTCGACAATGTGCTGCGCCCGCACCTGGAGTCCGGTGCGCCGCTGGTAGATACCGCCGAATGA
- a CDS encoding MerR family transcriptional regulator, with amino-acid sequence MHAEFIEVNKGVDVQGTEWSIQDLAKAAGTTSRTLRHYGDLGLLTPSRIGSNGYRYYGQQSLIRLQRILLLRELGLGLPAIAEVLAGEKDTAAALRTHLELLRQEQSRIERQIASVHTTLRKTEAGEPLMADEVFDGFDNSEYKDEVIERWGRDAWESGDRWWRSMTEDEQKAHVQAHLDIAADYGRAHAAGLAVDSDEVRAIVQRHYDWVTIGWQGKRPNAEYFTNLGEMYVADPRFAANYDRYGAGTTEFVRDAMLAYASARL; translated from the coding sequence TTGCATGCTGAATTCATCGAGGTGAACAAGGGAGTGGACGTGCAGGGAACCGAATGGTCGATCCAGGATTTGGCCAAGGCCGCCGGGACCACCAGCCGCACCCTGCGGCACTACGGTGACCTCGGATTGCTGACGCCCAGCCGGATCGGATCCAACGGATATCGCTATTACGGCCAGCAATCCCTCATCCGGCTGCAACGGATCCTGCTGCTGCGTGAACTCGGGCTCGGCCTACCGGCCATTGCCGAGGTACTCGCGGGAGAAAAGGACACCGCCGCGGCCCTGCGCACCCATCTGGAATTGCTGAGACAGGAGCAGAGCCGGATCGAACGCCAAATCGCCTCGGTACACACCACATTGCGGAAAACGGAAGCGGGTGAGCCACTCATGGCCGACGAAGTGTTCGACGGATTCGACAACAGCGAATACAAGGACGAGGTGATCGAAAGGTGGGGCAGGGACGCCTGGGAGAGCGGAGATCGCTGGTGGCGGTCCATGACCGAGGACGAGCAGAAAGCCCATGTCCAGGCACATCTGGATATCGCCGCCGACTACGGGCGGGCGCATGCCGCCGGACTCGCGGTCGACAGCGATGAGGTGCGGGCCATCGTCCAGCGCCACTACGACTGGGTGACCATCGGCTGGCAGGGTAAGCGCCCGAATGCCGAGTACTTCACCAATCTCGGTGAAATGTACGTGGCGGACCCGCGATTCGCGGCCAACTACGACAGGTACGGTGCGGGCACCACCGAGTTCGTGCGCGACGCCATGCTGGCCTATGCCAGCGCGCGGCTCTGA
- a CDS encoding S1 family peptidase, protein MFVTGRARMLSWAAIAVTALSTTVLFSGTADAAPPVTLGGGSGIYVEQLDDPNSTADCTLTSIGYDRDGKLVGITAGHCGEVGARIAAEYTRSGGIGVISEKSAGNDWAVIVFDPARVNPTKQVAQSVINSVGAPPAIGDIACKNGRTTGYTCGPVWETTPNWFRSQVCANHGDSGAPVLLGDRLVGMVVAGTDFDAGPVSIELPACKGAGDLIHEPELSTTISMVLADIDRHGGAGAGFRPF, encoded by the coding sequence ATGTTCGTAACGGGCCGCGCCCGCATGCTGTCCTGGGCGGCCATTGCCGTCACCGCGCTGAGCACCACCGTGCTGTTCTCCGGGACGGCCGACGCCGCGCCGCCGGTGACGCTCGGCGGGGGCTCGGGCATCTATGTCGAGCAGCTCGACGATCCGAACAGCACCGCCGACTGCACCCTCACCTCGATCGGTTACGACCGGGACGGCAAGCTGGTCGGGATTACCGCCGGACACTGCGGTGAGGTCGGCGCGCGCATCGCCGCCGAGTACACCCGCAGCGGCGGCATCGGCGTGATCTCCGAGAAGAGTGCCGGAAATGACTGGGCCGTCATCGTTTTCGATCCCGCCCGGGTGAATCCGACCAAGCAGGTCGCGCAGTCGGTGATCAACAGCGTCGGCGCCCCGCCGGCGATCGGGGACATCGCCTGCAAGAACGGTCGCACCACCGGCTACACCTGCGGTCCGGTCTGGGAGACCACGCCGAACTGGTTCCGCAGTCAGGTCTGCGCCAATCACGGCGACTCCGGCGCACCGGTGCTGCTGGGTGATCGCCTGGTCGGAATGGTCGTCGCCGGAACCGATTTCGATGCCGGGCCGGTCTCGATCGAACTACCGGCGTGCAAGGGTGCGGGCGATCTGATCCACGAGCCGGAGCTGTCCACCACCATCTCGATGGTGCTGGCCGATATCGATCGGCACGGCGGCGCGGGTGCGGGGTTCCGCCCCTTCTGA
- a CDS encoding NAD(P)-dependent oxidoreductase, with the protein MRITVFGATGGVGSRVVTEALSRGHQVRAVSRDPGKVRGLPAEVMVLAGDATDAEQIRYAVAGSDLVISATRPGSGNEHELSKVAAALLEALADSDIRLLVVGGAGSLTVPGTGAILTDQPGFPAELMPIASACNDQLAVFENSGTAVDWAYLSPSAVLEPGERTGSYRLGAHELISDDQGDSAISMEDLAVVLLDEAERPKHHRTRFTAGY; encoded by the coding sequence ATGCGTATCACCGTTTTCGGAGCCACCGGCGGAGTCGGCAGCCGGGTCGTCACCGAGGCCCTGAGCCGGGGACATCAGGTCCGGGCGGTCTCCCGCGATCCCGGTAAGGTGCGCGGCCTGCCCGCGGAGGTCATGGTGCTGGCGGGTGATGCCACCGATGCCGAGCAGATTCGCTACGCTGTCGCGGGCAGTGATCTGGTGATCAGCGCCACCCGCCCCGGCAGCGGCAATGAGCACGAACTGTCCAAGGTCGCCGCCGCACTGCTGGAAGCCTTGGCGGACAGTGATATTCGCCTCCTGGTGGTTGGCGGGGCGGGCAGCCTCACCGTCCCCGGCACCGGCGCGATCCTCACCGATCAGCCCGGCTTCCCCGCCGAACTCATGCCGATCGCCAGCGCCTGCAACGACCAGCTCGCGGTCTTCGAGAACTCCGGTACCGCCGTCGACTGGGCCTACCTCAGCCCCTCGGCCGTGCTCGAGCCCGGCGAGCGCACCGGCTCATATCGACTCGGCGCACATGAACTCATCTCCGATGACCAAGGCGATTCGGCGATTTCGATGGAGGACCTCGCGGTGGTCCTCCTCGACGAGGCCGAACGACCCAAGCATCACCGCACGCGATTCACCGCCGGATACTGA
- a CDS encoding EamA family transporter, with protein sequence MTITTRTSVTGYAGTLALTGLAPLVWGSTYAITTEFLPPDRPMFTALMRALPAGLLLLAITRKLPHGEWVWKAGVLGALNIGAFMPLLFLAAYRLPGGVAAVLGAAAPLIALGFAALALNERLTTRKILAAVIGIAGVGLVVLRASAALDTLGVIAGLGGAASMAAGTVMTKRWGRPEGVKPLAMTGWQLTAGGLMLIPIAFFVEGMPPALDARNIAGYLYLGLIGTALAYAIWFRGLARANATSVAFLGLLSPLSAAVIGWIALGQSLAPLQVLGMAIALGGTLLGQTATAPKPAIEPVAKDTARVAA encoded by the coding sequence ATGACCATCACGACCCGCACCAGCGTCACCGGCTACGCCGGGACCCTCGCGCTCACCGGGCTCGCACCGCTGGTGTGGGGATCCACCTACGCGATCACCACCGAATTCCTGCCGCCGGACCGCCCGATGTTCACCGCGCTCATGCGCGCCCTGCCCGCCGGACTGCTGCTGCTCGCCATCACCCGCAAGCTCCCGCACGGCGAATGGGTATGGAAGGCAGGGGTTCTCGGCGCACTGAACATCGGCGCGTTCATGCCGCTGCTGTTCCTGGCGGCCTACCGGCTGCCCGGCGGCGTCGCCGCGGTCCTCGGCGCGGCCGCACCGCTGATCGCCCTCGGCTTCGCGGCCCTGGCCCTCAACGAGCGGCTCACCACTCGGAAAATCCTTGCGGCCGTTATCGGAATCGCCGGAGTCGGACTGGTGGTACTGCGCGCTTCGGCCGCCCTCGACACTCTCGGCGTGATCGCCGGACTCGGCGGCGCGGCATCGATGGCCGCGGGCACCGTCATGACCAAGCGCTGGGGACGCCCCGAAGGCGTCAAGCCACTCGCCATGACCGGCTGGCAGCTCACCGCGGGCGGGCTCATGCTGATTCCGATCGCCTTCTTCGTCGAAGGTATGCCGCCCGCCCTGGATGCCCGCAATATCGCCGGCTACCTGTACCTCGGACTCATCGGAACCGCGCTGGCATATGCCATTTGGTTCCGCGGCCTGGCTCGCGCCAATGCCACCTCGGTCGCCTTCCTCGGCCTGCTGAGCCCGCTCTCGGCCGCCGTCATCGGCTGGATCGCCCTCGGCCAGTCACTCGCGCCGCTGCAGGTGCTGGGTATGGCCATCGCCCTCGGCGGCACCCTGCTCGGCCAGACCGCCACCGCGCCCAAGCCCGCGATCGAGCCGGTGGCCAAGGACACCGCCCGCGTCGCCGCCTGA
- a CDS encoding MarR family winged helix-turn-helix transcriptional regulator, which produces MPDAVDQITAAWREVRPDVDVSPMEIVARINRLAQLLERDLADFFRGYGVEFWEFDVLATLRRSGGDTGLTAGALNKAAMRTSGAITNRIDRLTAKGLVTRVPDPVDRRAIRVALTPEGLDLVDKLLPLHMANEQRLLAALSPTDRTQLRALLSTLSVSLGDISLT; this is translated from the coding sequence GTGCCCGACGCAGTCGACCAGATCACCGCAGCCTGGCGAGAAGTACGCCCTGACGTCGACGTTTCCCCCATGGAGATCGTCGCCCGAATCAACCGCCTCGCCCAGCTCCTGGAGCGCGACCTGGCCGACTTCTTCCGCGGCTACGGCGTCGAGTTCTGGGAGTTCGACGTCCTGGCCACCCTCCGCCGCTCCGGCGGCGATACCGGCCTCACCGCCGGCGCCCTCAACAAGGCGGCCATGCGCACCTCCGGAGCCATCACCAACCGCATAGACCGCCTCACCGCAAAGGGTTTGGTCACCCGCGTCCCCGACCCCGTCGACCGCCGAGCCATCCGAGTAGCCCTCACCCCGGAGGGCCTCGACCTCGTCGACAAACTCCTCCCCCTCCACATGGCCAACGAACAGCGCCTCCTGGCAGCCCTCTCCCCCACCGACCGCACCCAGCTCCGAGCCCTCCTGAGCACCCTGTCGGTATCCCTCGGCGATATCTCCCTGACCTGA
- a CDS encoding MBL fold metallo-hydrolase yields the protein MHTFTAGENGIFVNGYLVETAEAVVLIDSTLLVSDARALKEKIAQLGKPVVGAFVTHPHPDHFNGLPYVVSEETPVYSTAAVAKVIADSADAKRAQWGPTYGAEWPDRYRVPETLVESGSAVEIGGVRVTVHEVGPGESHADSWILVRGGEQRVAFIGDLAFGGVHSYMTDGHSTEWLAALERLGTELAGLTLYPGHGPAGDAGLLAAQRKYLVMYREAVERLRGQADSLTEEQKGELAARMAEFEPGAGLGWLVPLGADPVAAELAAAATADGE from the coding sequence GTGCACACATTCACGGCCGGGGAGAACGGGATTTTCGTGAACGGATACCTGGTGGAGACGGCGGAGGCGGTCGTACTGATCGACTCCACGCTGCTGGTCTCGGACGCGCGGGCCCTGAAGGAGAAGATCGCGCAACTCGGCAAGCCGGTGGTGGGAGCGTTCGTGACGCATCCGCATCCGGATCACTTCAACGGGCTGCCGTACGTGGTCTCCGAGGAGACGCCGGTGTACTCGACCGCCGCCGTGGCCAAGGTGATCGCGGACAGCGCCGATGCCAAGCGGGCGCAGTGGGGTCCGACCTACGGCGCGGAGTGGCCGGATCGGTACCGCGTACCGGAGACCCTCGTCGAGAGCGGTTCGGCCGTGGAGATCGGTGGCGTGCGGGTGACCGTACACGAGGTCGGTCCAGGTGAGAGTCATGCTGACAGTTGGATTCTCGTACGTGGTGGGGAGCAGCGGGTCGCGTTCATCGGGGATCTCGCCTTCGGCGGGGTGCACTCCTATATGACGGACGGGCATTCGACCGAATGGCTGGCGGCGCTGGAGCGGCTCGGCACGGAGCTCGCCGGGTTGACGCTGTACCCGGGGCATGGGCCCGCCGGGGATGCCGGATTGCTTGCCGCACAGCGGAAGTATCTGGTGATGTACCGCGAGGCGGTGGAGCGGCTGCGCGGGCAGGCGGATTCGCTCACCGAGGAGCAGAAGGGCGAATTGGCCGCGCGTATGGCGGAATTCGAGCCGGGTGCCGGATTGGGCTGGCTGGTGCCGCTGGGGGCGGATCCCGTCGCGGCGGAATTGGCCGCTGCCGCAACGGCGGACGGCGAGTAG
- a CDS encoding SpoIID/LytB domain-containing protein produces MPNGYLRQRRRRLRLLAISLAAGTVGGTTAGVLWAWPDSEYDFVSSPGHGRGLSQNGAFDRAVGGNTAETILAHYYPGAALDTVAATPVRVRLMGLDGKTLDVESETGLYVAGRRVVPGQAAHLTPTATGADVTITSGCDGEVLWEGSTDDPYAYPLENGANRPLAEQLELCEGSNYRGVLGVALDGNESRVINEVDIEDYLRGVVPAEMVPNWADEGGAEALRAQAIAARSYVLAEQRYPYAQTCDTTDCQAYPGTDREDARTTAAVESTAGQVLVYDNHILRAEYSAAPDAGTPSIDNLEVGPALSEFQSAPTLVDPTAPTYTDPSATDPSYTDPSATDPTYTDPSATDPSYTDPTSADPAAPRGSTAPTPRDLAEAVTPPLLKALEMLSNAQYSVNPRPVLNPGIPGNTAAPSTASTPTPPTTTVPLFSGPA; encoded by the coding sequence ATGCCGAACGGGTACTTACGCCAACGCCGGAGACGGCTACGACTACTGGCCATATCGCTGGCCGCGGGCACCGTTGGCGGCACCACCGCCGGTGTGCTCTGGGCCTGGCCGGACAGCGAATACGACTTCGTCAGCAGCCCCGGTCACGGCCGCGGCCTCAGCCAGAACGGCGCGTTCGACCGCGCGGTCGGCGGCAATACCGCCGAGACGATCCTGGCCCACTACTACCCGGGCGCGGCGCTGGATACCGTCGCCGCCACACCGGTCCGTGTCCGGCTGATGGGCTTGGACGGCAAAACCCTCGACGTGGAGTCCGAGACCGGGCTCTATGTCGCCGGCCGCCGTGTGGTCCCGGGCCAGGCCGCCCACCTCACCCCGACCGCTACCGGCGCGGATGTCACCATCACCAGCGGCTGCGACGGCGAGGTGCTCTGGGAGGGTTCGACGGACGACCCGTACGCCTATCCGCTGGAGAACGGCGCGAATCGGCCTCTCGCCGAACAGCTCGAGCTCTGCGAGGGCTCGAATTATCGCGGTGTACTGGGCGTGGCATTGGACGGCAACGAATCCCGTGTCATCAATGAGGTGGATATCGAGGACTATCTCCGCGGTGTTGTCCCCGCTGAAATGGTCCCCAACTGGGCCGATGAAGGCGGCGCGGAAGCCCTTCGCGCGCAAGCGATCGCGGCCCGCTCCTACGTCCTGGCCGAACAGCGCTACCCCTATGCGCAGACCTGCGACACCACCGACTGCCAGGCGTATCCGGGCACCGATCGTGAGGATGCCCGCACCACCGCCGCCGTCGAGTCCACCGCCGGGCAGGTCCTGGTGTATGACAACCACATTCTGCGCGCGGAGTACTCCGCGGCCCCAGATGCCGGAACCCCCAGCATCGACAATCTCGAGGTCGGGCCCGCGCTGAGCGAATTCCAATCCGCCCCAACCCTTGTCGATCCGACGGCCCCGACCTACACCGACCCGTCTGCGACCGATCCGTCGTACACCGATCCGTCTGCGACCGATCCGACCTACACGGACCCGTCTGCGACCGATCCGTCGTACACGGATCCGACCTCGGCCGATCCGGCAGCCCCGAGGGGTTCGACCGCGCCCACGCCCCGGGATCTCGCCGAGGCGGTCACCCCGCCGCTGCTCAAGGCCCTCGAAATGCTCTCCAACGCACAGTATTCGGTCAATCCGAGGCCAGTACTGAACCCTGGAATCCCCGGCAATACGGCCGCCCCGAGTACCGCCTCCACCCCGACGCCGCCCACCACCACCGTTCCGCTGTTCTCCGGCCCGGCCTGA